The following proteins come from a genomic window of Dreissena polymorpha isolate Duluth1 chromosome 1, UMN_Dpol_1.0, whole genome shotgun sequence:
- the LOC127833475 gene encoding uncharacterized protein LOC127833475, with amino-acid sequence MNILFFLHIKSRSLYIKPYLQVVVFVVGANDIGTKTPVRVFEDIVALCEGVHNATPSATILISELLPRARNRFNGNGYRQDFLEHWNYDAGVVNKLLREFASKVPWVRVIEHPEFHTMFGANVYLLSRDGLHLTIDGTNTVASNIETAVTSLTKPTRPTYPGPDTQSSRPAPTHTTPTYEYGPRRYSDVLSGQGVTSHGGGGGDFSVP; translated from the exons atgaatatattgttttttcttcacatcaaatcccgttcattgtacattaaaccataTTTACAGGTTGTTGTTTTCGTCGTCGGTGCAAATGACATCGGCACAAAGACCCCGGTTCGAGTTTTTGAGGACATCGTGGCACTCTGTGAAGGGGTACACAACGCTACACCAAGCGCGACTATCCTTATATCCGAACTACTCCCAAGGGCACGGAACCGCTTCAATGGCAACGGTTATCGACAAGACTTCCTAGAACACTGGAACTACGATGCTGGCGTTGTCAACAAGCTGCTACGCGAGTTTGCCAGCAAGGTGCCGTGGGTTCGTGTCATTGAACATCCGGAATTCCACACCATGTTCG GAGCCAATGTCTATCTCCTCAGCAGAGATGGTCTGCATCTGACCATAGATGGTACGAACACGGTTGCAAGCAACATAGAAACAGCCGTCACGTCTCTAACGAAACCAACTAGACCGACTTACCCAGGGCCTGATACTCAGTCCAGCCGTCCCGCGCCTACACATACAACACCGACATACGAATATGGACCCCGGCGTTACAGTGATGTTCTATCAGGTCAGGGCGTAACGTcacatggtggtggtggtggtg